The sequence CCACTCAATTGGGTGCCAATATTCTCCGCGTGACGACCCCGGATATTCTCCAAAAGGAAAGGTTAAAAGCGATTGTATATACAAAAACAATCCCCATCAACTACCTCAAAGCAGAAGAAATGATGAAACACATTCAATCAGTCATGTCCTCCGCGGGAAGAAAAGGAACTATTACAGTGGCCACTGAAAACAACAGTTTGGTTATCACCGATTCAGAAGAGGGTCTCCAACAAGCCGAACGTTTAATCGCTCAATTGGATCAAAAACCCAAACAGGTCATGATAGAGTCTAGAATCGTCGAAATTAATTTAAACAATGGCTTTGATATGGGCGTTGAATGGGAAGCTTGGAATTCTAAGATTGAAAGAAATGCCAATGGAACCTTTAACAAAATTAGTGAGGTGGGACTGATGTCGACAGATGCGCCGGTTCTCTATAACAATGAGAATGGCGGATTTGCCGGACTTCCAACAGAAGAAATAGGAGCGCTGGGGCCCAATCGTGGTACAGGTGTGTCTTTACCAGGCCCCACCTCTGCGGCAATCAGTTTCGGGATTTTAAAAAACAATCAAATATTTAACGTGGCTTTGCAGGCCTTGGTAACGCAAAGCAAAGCTAAAATTCTATCCGCTCCCAAAGTTGTGACAATCAATGGCGAGCAAGCCAAAATTCAAGCGGTGCAAGATATTCGTTTCCGCACAAGCACTGTTTCAAATGGTGTGGTTACATCTGACTTCAAAACTGTCAGTGCGGGTATCGTCTTAACCGTGACCCCCACCATCAATGCTGAAGATCGCGTGACATTGAGAATTAACCCTGAGTCCAGTTTCCCCACTCAGGAAAGTACCGATGCCGGGCCGATTATTCGGACCCGCTCAGCCCAAACCACGGTGGTGGTCAAGGATGGAGAAACCTTGGTAATTGGTGGTCTCATTGACGACCAAGACACAAAGGGTGTGAATAAGGTTCCCTTGTTGGGCGACATTCCCATCATCGGGGTTTTCTTTAAATCAACAACCACGCGGAAAACGCGCAATGAATTGTTGGTTTTTGTCACTCCGAGAATTGTTAGAGATTAACTGATACAAACAACAGTCATTTTTAATAATCTCTCGCCTACCAATGAGTTCTACAATTTCTATTGTTATTCCATGTTATAACGAGGCCGGAAATTTAATTCCGCTATTAAATCGAGTCACCCTGACCTGTCAGTCCTACAAATATGAAATTGTGGTTGTAGATGATGGATCAACTGACTCCTCTCCAAGCGAACTAAAACTATTAGCTGAAAAAGTAAAACACCTCAAAGTTATTTCTCTCAAAAGAAACTTTGGTCAAACGGCCGCTTTGTCAGCGGGTATCGATAATTCCAATGGGGACATCATTATTCCTTTGGATGCCGATGGACAAAATGACCCTGAAGATATTCCTCGTTTAATTGAAAAGCTGAATGAAGGTTTCGATGTCGTATCAGGTTGGAGAAAAGACCGCAAAGATACTTTTATCACCCGTAAACTCCCATCCATTCTGGCAAACAAACTTATCTCAATTGTCACAGGAGTTCATCTCCATGATTATGGCTGCTCGTTGAAGGCGTATAAACGGAAAACCATCACAGGAGTTCAATTGTATGGAGAGATGCATCGATTTTTACCAGCTTGGTGTGTTTGGCAAGGGGGGAAAGTTGCTGAAATACCTGTTCGTCATCATCCGAGAACTCGCGGAATATCAAAATACGGAATATTCCGCACTTTTAAAGTCATTATTGATCTGATCACAATAAAATTTTTCAGTGGTTATCTCTCCAAACCAAGTCATCTTTTTTCTGGAACAGGCCTTTTTTTTATTTTCATGGGTTTTTGTTCAGCATCTTTCGCCATCTTCGACAAATTTGGACCGGATAAATTCACCAAGTTCCGCATTCCGCTTCTTCTTCTGGCCATTTTTTTTGGATTGGGAGCCATTTCCCTTATTTTAATGGGCCTTCTGGCGGAACTATTGGTACGACTTTATTTTCAAGTCCGAAATCAAAAACCATATCTTTTAGCTGATGAATAAACGCTTTCAAGTGTTGCTGGGTCTCTTTATCAGCATCGTTTGCTTATGGTTTGTATTCCGGGGTTTTGATTTTCGAGAACTCGCCCATATCATTCAAACCGCCTCTTATATTTGGTTTCTTCCGGTGGCATTAATTTTTTCTCTTAACTTTCTTGGTCGATCTATCCGATGGACTCTTCTTTTATCCTCAATAAAAATTTTACCGTTACGAGTGACAACCCCGATTTTACTGATTGGTTTTTTTATGAACAATGTGCTGCCAGCTCGGGGGGGGGAGTTGGTAAGGGCTGTGACCCTCTCACGCAAAGTGGGGCTTCCAATTGGCTCCATTCTAGGATCAATTGTGTTGGAAAGATTGA is a genomic window of Elusimicrobiota bacterium containing:
- the rgtE_2 gene encoding Dodecaprenyl-phosphate galacturonate synthase; translated protein: MSSTISIVIPCYNEAGNLIPLLNRVTLTCQSYKYEIVVVDDGSTDSSPSELKLLAEKVKHLKVISLKRNFGQTAALSAGIDNSNGDIIIPLDADGQNDPEDIPRLIEKLNEGFDVVSGWRKDRKDTFITRKLPSILANKLISIVTGVHLHDYGCSLKAYKRKTITGVQLYGEMHRFLPAWCVWQGGKVAEIPVRHHPRTRGISKYGIFRTFKVIIDLITIKFFSGYLSKPSHLFSGTGLFFIFMGFCSASFAIFDKFGPDKFTKFRIPLLLLAIFFGLGAISLILMGLLAELLVRLYFQVRNQKPYLLADE